One window of the Eucalyptus grandis isolate ANBG69807.140 chromosome 6, ASM1654582v1, whole genome shotgun sequence genome contains the following:
- the LOC120294453 gene encoding uncharacterized protein LOC120294453 has translation MKVSDALFSGTVHDSMALDAENYDKLSDCLDKETAVYFASVYAGQEVSYKKVMRVVPRDSVVAVLEEASYTGHAIDKSHALIKGKLRVASLIFWKFNLLLGLIQLGFQNVVLHGNNTVSMGFTSRVAFGVLCCLLLCALILFKLVVYTVVCFVCKSHHREKVNKLALSDHLEVYLGEYVPLVSMDVQLEQYNV, from the exons ATGAAGGTCTCTGACGCCCTCTTCTCTGGAACTGTCCACGACTCGATGGCCCTTGATGCCGAGAATTACGACAAACTCTCGGACTGCCTCGACAAGGAGACGGCCGTCTACTTTGCCTCGGTCTATGCTGGGCAAGAGGTCTCCTACAAGAAGGTCATGAGGGTGGTCCCTAGG GATAGTGTCGTGGCTGTGTTGGAGGAGGCTTCTTATACGGGTCATGCCATTGATAAGAGCCATGCACTAATTAAAGGGAAGCTGCGGGTGGCGTCGCTCATCTTCTggaagttcaatctgcttctTGGGCTCATCCAATTAGGGTTCCAAAACGTGGTTCTTCATGGGAACAACACCGTCTCAATGGGGTTTACGAGTAGAGTCGCGTTCGGAGTTTTGTGTTGTTTACTGCTTTGCGCGTTGATCCTGTTCAAACTCGTCGTTTACACAGTAGTCTGCTTCGTGTGCAAGTCGCACCATCGTGAGAAGGTCAATAAGTTGGCACTCTCGGATCATCTCGAAGTTTATCTTGGTGAGTATGTTCCTCTGGTTTCCATGGATGTTCAGTTGGAACAGTATAACGTTTGA
- the LOC104451969 gene encoding probable indole-3-pyruvate monooxygenase YUCCA10, with protein sequence MEKANEKGVVVAIVGAGPAGLAAAACLNRHGVANVVLEREDCSASLWRNRAYDRLQLHLGKQFCELPHMPFPSNSPTFIPRDQFIEYLDNYKSQFEVKLYCRRSVESASYDDQTGKWRIVARNTGSGEHEVYVAEFLVVATGENSEGVMPEVDGLESFGGEVMHSNKYRNGSGFRGKNVLVVGCGNSGMEIAYDLWNHGANTSIVARSPVEVFTKEIVFIGMVLIKFLPRRIVDILMRLLSQLKYGDFTKYGLRRPKHGAFRVKAATGRTPTIDVGAMERIKDGEIKVFPSIKSIHGELVTFVNNTRSQFEAIIFATGYRSNVRKWLQGGDDLFNFQGMTKVRDQWKGENGLYSVGFSQWGLFGIANDARNVANDINFELQRRRKSE encoded by the exons ATGGAGAAGGCCAATGAGAAAGGGGTTGTGGTGGCCATTGTTGGCGCGGGCCCTGCAGGCCTAGCGGCGGCGGCATGCTTGAACCGCCATGGAGTAGCCAACGTCGTGCTCGAGAGAGAGGACTGTTCCGCCTCTCTTTGGAGAAACCGGGCGTACGATCGATTGCAGCTCCACCTAGGCAAGCAATTCTGTGAGCTCCCCCACATGCCCTTCCCCTCCAACTCACCCACATTTATCCCTAGGGACCAATTCATAGAATACCTCGACAACTACAAGTCGCAATTCGAGGTAAAGCTGTATTGCCGAAGGTCCGTCGAGAGCGCGTCATACGACGATCAAACCGGCAAGTGGCGGATTGTGGCGAGAAACACAGGCTCGGGCGAGCATGAGGTCTATGTGGCGGAGTTCCTGGTGGTGGCGACCGGGGAGAACAGTGAGGGGGTGATGCCAGAGGTTGACGGCTTAGAGAGCTTTGGCGGGGAGGTGATGCACTCGAACAAGTACCGGAATGGGAGTGGATTCAGAGGGAAAAACGTGCTGGTGGTGGGTTGTGGGAACTCAGGAATGGAGATTGCGTATGACTTGTGGAACCATGGTGCCAACACTTCCATTGTTGCTCGAAGCCCT GTGGAAGTTTTTACCAAGGAAATAGTGTTTATCGGCATGGTTTTAATCAAATTCCTTCCGCGCCGAATCGTTGACATTTTGATGAGGCTACTTAGCCAGCTAAAGTATGGCGACTTCACCAAGTACGGCCTCCGGAGGCCAAAACATGGTGCGTTCCGTGTGAAAGCAGCGACCGGACGAACCCCCACCATTGACGTCGGGGCAATGGAAAGGATCAAGGACGGAGAAATCAAG GTTTTCCCCTCCATCAAAAGCATTCACGGCGAGCTGGTCACTTTTGTAAACAACACAAGAAGTCAATTTGAGGCCATAATCTTTGCCACTGGCTACAGAAGCAATGTCCGGAAATGGCTCCAG GGTGGAGATGACCTCTTCAACTTTCAAGGTATGACCAAGGTCCGGGACCAATGGAAAGGAGAAAATGGCTTGTACAGTGTCGGCTTCTCTCAATGGGGCCTGTTCGGCATTGCCAACGACGCGCGGAATGTAGCCAACGACATTAACTTTGAACTTCAGCGTCGAAGGAAGAGCGAGtga
- the LOC104449649 gene encoding ras-related protein RABC1 codes for MEASSSQPEFDYLFKLLLIGDSGVGKSSLLLSFTSDTFEDLSPTIGVDFKIKYVTVGGKKLKLAIWDTAGQERFRTLTSSYYRGAQGIIMVYDVTRRETFTNLADIWAKEIDLYSTNQDCIKMLVGNKVDKESERVVSKKEGIDFAREYGCLFLECSAKTRINVEQCFEELVLKILETPSLLSEGSAGVKKNIFKQKPPETSAAASSCCSW; via the exons ATGGAGGCCTCGTCGAGCCAGCCGGAGTTCGATTACCTGTTCAAGCTGCTCTTGATCGGGGACTCCGGGGTCGGGAAGAGCTCGCTCCTCCTGAGCTTCACCTCCGACACGTTCGAGGATCTGTCTCCTACAATCG GTGTGGACTTCAAGATAAAGTATGTTACAGTTGGAGGAAAGAAGTTGAAGCTTGCTATATGGGACACGG CTGGGCAAGAGAGATTTAGAACCCTGACCAGCTCATACTACAGGGGAGCTCAAGGGATAATAATGG TATATGATGTGACGCGGCGAGAGACATTCACAAATCTTGCTGACATATGGGCAAAGGAAATTGACTTGTACTCAACTAATCAAGATTGCATCAAGATGCTGGTTGGCAACAAAGTCGATAAG GAAAGTGAAAGGGTGGTTTCTAAGAAGGAGGGGATTGATTTTGCTAGAGAATATGGGTGCCTTTTCCTTGAATGTAGTGCGAAAACTCGGATAAATGTAGAGCAATGCTTTGAGGAGCTTGTTTTGAAG ATTTTGGAAACTCCGAGTCTTTTGTCAGAGGGATCGGCTGGAGTGAAGAAGAACATATTTAAGCAGAAACCTCCAGAAACAAGTGCCGCAGCCAGCAGCTGTTGTTCCTGGTGA
- the LOC104449650 gene encoding LOW QUALITY PROTEIN: putative DEAD-box ATP-dependent RNA helicase 29 (The sequence of the model RefSeq protein was modified relative to this genomic sequence to represent the inferred CDS: inserted 1 base in 1 codon): protein MAGGVHPYVSSKAELKRREQQRKKARSGGFESLGLSPDVFXGVKRKGYRVPTPIQRKTMPLILSGADVVAMARTGSGKTAAFLVPMLERLKQHLPQGGVRALILSPTRDLALQTLKFTKELGRFTDLRTSLLVGGDSMESQFEELAQNPDIIIATPGRLMHHLSEVDDMTLRTVEYVVFDEADCLFGMGFAEQLHKILSQLSENRQTLLFSATLPSALAEFAKAGLRDPQLVRLDLETRISPDLKLAFFTLRQEEKHAALLYLIREQISSDQQTLIFVSTKHHVEFLNSLFREEGIEPSVCYGDMDQDARKIHVSRFRSRKTMLLIVTDVAARGIDIPLLDNVINWDFPPKPKIFVHRVGRAARAGRTGTAYSFMTTEDMAYLLDLHLFLSKPIWPAPTEDEVLKDMDGVMSKIDQAIANGETVYGRFPQTVIDLVSDRVREIIDSSAELYALQKTCTNAFRLYSKTKPSPSKESIRRVKDLPREGLHPLFRNVLAGGELVALAFSERLKTFRPKQTILEAEGEAAKSKHVQGPSCQWVDVMKKKRAIHDGIINLVQQQKHDSKPSEEVEINPVSTSSKEKETKAARGSKRKSRNFKDDEYYISSIPTNHHMESGLAVRANEGFGSNRLESAVLDLVADDSGGIRKQRSSYHWDKRSKKYVKLNNGERVTASGKIKTESGAKVKANKTGIYKKWKERSHSKISLKGTSNEENSVESAGMAGDRKFQRTNRKFKGGYKQRSLPNANIRSEIKNLEQVRKERQKKADRISYMKSKSAKSKKLGKNGKKRKGKK, encoded by the exons ATGGCGGGAGGGGTGCATCCGTACGTGAGCTCGAAGGCGGAGCTGAAGCGGCGGGAGCAACAGAGGAAGAAGGCGAGGTCGGGGGGGTTCGAGTCCCTCGGCCTCAGCCCCGACGTGT AGGGGGTCAAGCGCAAGGGGTACCGCGTCCCCACCCCGATCCAGCGCAAGACCATGCCCCTCATCCTCTCCGGCGCCGACGTCGTCGCCATGGCCCGCACCGGCTCCGGCAAGACCGCCGCCTTCCTCGTCCCCATGCTCGAGCGGCTGAAGCAGCACCTCCCCCAGGGCGGCGTCAGGGCCCTCATCCTCTCCCCCACCAGGGATTTGGCCTTGCAGACCCTCAAGTTCACCAAGGAGCTCGGCCGCTTCACCG ATCTTCGGACGAGCTTACTCGTGGGTGGTGATAGCATGGAGAGCCAGTTTGAGGAGTTGGCACAGAACCCGGACATTATCATTGCTACTCCCGGTAGGCTGATGCACCATTTGTCCGAAGTTGATGACATGACGCTGCGGACAGTGGAGTATGTGGTTTTCGATGAAGCGGATTGCTTGTTCGGCATGGGTTTTGCGGAGCAGTTGCATAAGATACTCTCCCAACTCAGTGAAAATCGGCAGACGTTACTTTTCAGTGCGACTCTACCCAGCGCACTTGCTGAGTTTGCCAAGGCCGGTCTCCGAGACCCTCAGCTTGTTCGGTTAGACTTGGAGACTAGGATCAGTCCTGACTTGAAGCTTGCTTTTTTCACTCTAAGGCAGGAGGAAAAACATGCCGCATTACTATATCTAATAAGGGAGCAAATTAGTTCAGACCAGCAGACACTGATTTTCGTTTCCACCAAACATCATGTAGAGTTCCTTAATAGTTTGTTTAGAGAAGAGGGTATTGAGCCTTCTGTATGCTATGGTGACATGGATCAAGATGCTCGCAAAATCCATGTGTCAAGGTTTAGATCAAGAAAGACTATGTTGCTGATTGTCACTGATGTTGCAGCTCGGGGTATCGATATTCCGTTGCTTGATAATGTGATCAACTGGGACTTTCCCCCTAAACCCAAAATATTTGTCCACAGAGTTGGACGGGCAGCACGAGCTGGTAGGACTGGTACTGCATATTCATTTATGACAACTGAAGATATGGCTTATCTTTTAGACCTTCATCTATTCCTTTCAAAGCCAATTTGGCCTGCTCCTACCGAGGATGAGGTTTTGAAGGATATGGATGGAGTGATGTCTAAGATCGACCAAGCAATTGCCAATGGAGAAACTGTTTATGGACGCTTTCCACAGACAGTAATAGACCTTGTCTCTGATAGAGTTCGGGAAATCATCGATTCATCTGCAGAATTGTATGCTTTGCAGAAAACATGTACAAATGCTTTTAGATTGTATTCAAAAACAAAACCGTCACCTTCAAAAGAGTCCATAAGAAGAGTAAAGGACTTACCTCGGGAAGGCTTGCATCCTCTCTTCAGAAATGTACTTGCAGGTGGTGAATTGGTAGCTCTGGCTTTTTCTGAGCGACTGAAAACATTTAG ACCAAAGCAGACGATTCTTGAAGCTGAAGGGGAGGCTGCTAAATCAAAGCATGTGCAG GGTCCCTCATGTCAGTGGGTTGAtgtgatgaagaaaaaaagagctaTTCATGATGGCATCATAAATTTGGTACAGCAACAAAAGCACGATAGCAAACCTTCAGAAGAGGTTGAG ATTAATCCAGTGAGCACTTCTTCTAAGGAAAAGGAGACAAAAG CAGCCCGTGGTTCCAAACGAAAGTCAAGGAATTTCAAGGATGATGAGTACTATATTAGTTCAATACCGACCAACCAT CATATGGAGTCGGGGCTTGCTGTGAGAGCTAATGAAGGTTTTGGATCAAATAG GTTGGAAAGTGCTGTCCTCGATCTAGTTGCAGATGACAGTGGAGGTATTCGGAAGCAGAGGTCATCATACCATTGGGACAAG AGGAGTAAAAAGTATGTCAAGTTGAACAATGGTGAACGTGTTACAGCTAGTGGAAAG ATAAAGACTGAGAGTGGAGCAAAGGTGAAAGCAAACAAAACTGGCATATATAAGAAGTGGAAAGAACGGTCACACAGCAAGATATCACTGAAAGGAACTAGTAACGAAGAGAACTCTGTAGAGTCTGCTGGCATGGCAG GAGATCGCAAATTTCAGAGGACAAACAGGAAGTTCAAGGGAGGATATAAGCAGCGTTCGCTTCCGAATGCTAATATTCGTTCAGAGATTAAGAATCTAGAACAGGTACGGAAGGAGAGACAGAAGAAAGCAGACAGAATATCATATATGAAGAGCAAATCAGCTAAGAGCAAAAAGTTAGGAaagaatgggaaaaaaagaaagggtaaGAAGTAA
- the LOC104449651 gene encoding F-box protein SKP2A, with protein MVVENKFKAEDLNLCFEKLMMPRGGSDGKAKMECGVITEWKDIPMELLLRILSLIDDHHMIIVASGVCSGWRDAISLGVTHLSLVWVKKNMNNLVLSLAPKFTKLQTLVLRQDKPQLEDNAVEAISTYCHELLDLDLSKSFKLTDRSLYALAHGCPNLSKLNISGCSAFSDEALEYLTNLCRQLKILNLCGCVKAASDRALLAIGRNCNQLQSLNLGWCDDVGDDGVMSLAFGCPDLRVLDLCGCHLITDESVIALANGCPHLTSLGLYYCQNITDKAMYSLAQRRKKNRVKNRPSLWESKKGQSDDEGLKSLNISQCTALTPPAVQALCDSFPALHTCPGRHSLIISGCLSLTSVHCACAFQAHRVPSSLPHLAH; from the exons ATGGTGGTTGAGAATAAGTTCAAGGCTGAGGACTTGAACTTGTGCTTTGAAAAGCTGATGATGCCCAGGGGTGGTAGCGATGGGAAGGCGAAGATGGAATGTGGAGTCATCACCGAATGGAAGGACATACCTATGGAGTTGTTGCTACGGATCTTGTCCCTCATCGATGATCATCACATGATAATTGTCGCTTCTGGGGTTTGCAGCGGATGGAGAGATGCGATTAGCCTCGGCGTCACGCATTTATCTCTGGTGTG GGTAAAGAAGAACATGAACAACTTGGTCCTATCTCTTGCCCCCAAGTTTACAAAGCTGCAGACATTGGTGCTGCGTCAAGACAAACCACAGCTTGAGGACAATGCTGTTGAGGCCATCTCAACTTACTGTCATGAGCTCCTGGACCTGGACCTTAGCAAAAGCTTCAAACTTACTGACCGCTCCTTATACGCTCTAGCCCATGGATGTCCTAATCTTAGTAAGCTCAACATTAGTGGGTGTTCAGCATTCAGTGATGAAGCTCTCGAATACCTGACTAATCTATGTAGGCAATTGAAGATTTTGAATCTTTGTGGATGTGTTAAGGCAGCATCAGACCGTGCGTTGCTG GCTATAGGGCGCAACTGCAATCAACTGCAATCTTTAAATCTGGGATGGTGTGACGATGTGGGTGATGATGGGGTCATGAGCTTGGCATTTGGATGTCCTGATCTCAGAGTTCTTGACTTATGTGGTTGTCACCTTATAACAG ACGAGAGTGTGATTGCATTGGCAAATGGGTGTCCACACCTGACATCTCTTGGGCTGTACTACTGCCAGAACATCACAGACAAAGCAATGTACTCTTTGGCACAGAGGCGAAAGAAGAATCGAGTGAAGAACAGGCCTTCCCTATGGGAGTCTAAGAAAGGTCAAAGCGACGATGAAGGGCTGAAGAGTCTCAATATCAGCCAGTGCACGGCTCTTACTCCTCCCGCCGTTCAGGCATTATGTGACTCATTCCCTGCATTGCATACTTGCCCCGGGAGGCACTCTCTGATAATAAGTGGTTGCCTGAGCTTGACATCGGTGCACTGTGCCTGTGCTTTCCAAGCTCACCGTGTTCCAAGCTCGCTTCCACACCTAGCTCATTGA